One Sediminibacillus dalangtanensis genomic region harbors:
- the leuD gene encoding 3-isopropylmalate dehydratase small subunit, with protein sequence MEPLKKHEGLVYPLNRANIDTDQIIPKQFLKRIERQGFGKFLFYNWRFDEDGTEKPDFTLNNKKYSGASILVAGENFGCGSSREHAPWALQDYGFKVIIAPSFADIFYNNCTKNGILPIHLNELETEVLIQKAETRQYRITVDLHEQQVTDGQGFLAEFDLPAYQKQMLLNGWDEIAVTLTLEQAIADYEASH encoded by the coding sequence ATGGAACCGTTAAAAAAGCATGAAGGACTAGTTTATCCATTGAACAGAGCCAACATTGATACCGATCAAATCATTCCGAAACAATTTCTCAAAAGAATAGAACGACAAGGGTTTGGTAAGTTTTTATTTTATAACTGGCGTTTCGACGAAGATGGGACAGAAAAACCTGACTTCACCCTGAATAATAAAAAATACAGTGGGGCTTCCATTTTGGTAGCAGGTGAAAATTTTGGGTGTGGGTCTTCAAGGGAGCATGCACCATGGGCTTTGCAGGATTATGGATTTAAAGTGATCATCGCTCCGAGTTTTGCCGATATTTTTTATAATAACTGTACAAAAAACGGAATTCTCCCCATACATTTAAACGAACTCGAAACAGAAGTGTTGATACAAAAGGCCGAAACCAGGCAATACCGGATAACAGTAGATTTACACGAACAGCAGGTCACCGACGGTCAAGGCTTTCTAGCGGAATTTGACCTTCCGGCGTATCAGAAGCAAATGCTGCTTAACGGCTGGGATGAAATCGCTGTTACCCTTACCCTCGAACAGGCCATTGCCGATTATGAAGCATCACATTAA
- the leuC gene encoding 3-isopropylmalate dehydratase large subunit yields MSKPKTIIEKIWERHVVHQEQDKPDLLYIDLHLVHEVTSPQAFEGLRMKNRSVRRPELTYATMDHNVPTKHRNIIKDAISKKQMETLKENCRQFGISLADIDHPDQGIVHVIGPELGLTQPGKTIVCGDSHTSTHGAFGALAFGIGTSEVEHVLATQTLWQAPPKSLNVQVNGKLGKGVTSKDLILAIIAKFGVRFGTGYVIEYTGEAIRDLTMEERMTICNMSIEAGARAGLISPDDTTVEYLRGRRHVPQQQEEYEAISREWKALATDHGAIYDATVVIDAEEIEPQVSWGTNPGMCIPVSATVPDPAHAETASKKEEIERALTYMGLNPGQRMDAVPIEHVFIGSCTNSRLSDLRRAANVIRGKKVHRQVQAIVVPGSFSVKAAAEAEGLDVIFTQAGFEWRDAGCSMCLAMNDDIVPPGERCASTSNRNFEGRQGNGARTHLVSPEMAAAAAIEGHFVDVRKFTEATLQS; encoded by the coding sequence ATGAGCAAACCAAAAACGATTATTGAGAAGATTTGGGAACGGCATGTCGTTCATCAGGAGCAGGATAAACCTGACTTACTCTATATTGACTTACACTTGGTTCATGAGGTCACCTCTCCCCAAGCTTTCGAAGGACTGCGAATGAAAAATCGGAGCGTGCGCAGACCAGAGCTTACCTATGCGACAATGGACCATAATGTTCCCACAAAACACCGGAATATTATCAAAGATGCTATTTCCAAAAAACAAATGGAAACCTTGAAAGAAAATTGTAGACAGTTCGGTATTTCCCTCGCGGATATCGACCATCCCGATCAGGGTATCGTCCATGTTATCGGACCAGAACTAGGTTTGACACAGCCTGGAAAAACAATTGTCTGCGGCGATAGTCACACCTCAACACATGGGGCGTTCGGTGCATTGGCCTTTGGGATCGGCACCAGTGAAGTCGAGCATGTCCTGGCAACGCAAACACTTTGGCAAGCGCCACCAAAAAGCCTGAATGTCCAGGTAAATGGCAAACTTGGCAAAGGAGTCACATCCAAGGACTTGATATTGGCAATCATCGCCAAATTCGGTGTACGCTTTGGTACTGGATATGTCATCGAATATACCGGAGAAGCGATCCGCGACCTGACAATGGAAGAACGCATGACAATATGTAACATGTCCATTGAAGCAGGTGCTCGGGCAGGTTTGATCAGTCCAGATGATACAACGGTCGAGTATTTACGGGGACGGCGCCATGTACCCCAGCAGCAGGAAGAATATGAAGCAATCTCAAGGGAGTGGAAAGCACTGGCAACCGATCATGGAGCTATCTACGATGCCACCGTCGTCATCGATGCGGAGGAAATCGAACCACAGGTTTCCTGGGGAACGAACCCAGGTATGTGTATACCTGTAAGTGCCACCGTCCCCGACCCTGCCCATGCGGAGACAGCTAGCAAAAAAGAAGAAATCGAACGCGCATTGACATATATGGGACTAAATCCGGGACAACGGATGGATGCTGTTCCAATAGAGCACGTATTTATCGGCTCCTGCACCAATTCTAGGTTAAGCGACTTGCGAAGAGCTGCGAATGTAATAAGGGGAAAGAAGGTTCACCGACAAGTGCAAGCTATTGTTGTTCCTGGCTCATTCAGTGTAAAAGCAGCTGCCGAAGCGGAAGGGTTGGATGTTATTTTTACCCAGGCAGGATTTGAGTGGCGCGACGCAGGGTGTAGCATGTGTCTTGCCATGAATGATGATATTGTACCACCCGGAGAACGCTGTGCTTCTACCTCCAACCGCAACTTCGAAGGCCGGCAGGGTAACGGAGCACGGACACACCTTGTCAGTCCTGAAATGGCTGCAGCGGCTGCGATTGAAGGTCACTTTGTCGACGTTCGAAAATTTACCGAAGCAACATTGCAATCGTGA
- the leuB gene encoding 3-isopropylmalate dehydrogenase, which translates to MKKHIVLLPGDGIGKEVIQSAKDVLEAVAAEFDHSFTFETQDIGGCAIDLHGIPLPESTVTACKQADAVLLGAVGGPEWDRLPSHLRPEKGLLGIRKALNLFANLRPVKAFPNLLHASPLKEAVVSGSDLLIVRELIGGLYFGTPSERSVDGQSVVDTLTYTKKEIEQIVDKAFQSAQLRKGHLTSVDKANVLESSKLWRETVEEKQAQYPDVTVEHMLVDAAAMKLVTNPKSFDVIVTENMFGDILSDEASVLTGSLGMLPSASLNQAGVGLYEPVHGSAPDIAGKGIANPLAMILSTALMLRHSFQLEKEARLIETAVQAVLDDGYHTADLQIENGHQVGTEQMTEMIVELIKSQSATVSILNCYA; encoded by the coding sequence ATGAAAAAGCATATTGTCCTGCTCCCTGGGGACGGAATTGGCAAAGAGGTCATCCAATCCGCCAAAGATGTTCTGGAGGCTGTTGCAGCAGAATTTGATCATAGCTTTACATTTGAAACACAGGACATTGGAGGGTGTGCAATTGATTTACACGGCATCCCCCTTCCGGAGTCTACGGTAACTGCCTGCAAACAGGCAGATGCCGTGTTGCTTGGGGCAGTTGGTGGACCAGAATGGGATCGTCTCCCCTCCCATCTTCGCCCTGAGAAAGGACTTTTGGGTATTCGAAAAGCACTCAATCTGTTCGCGAATCTCCGTCCGGTAAAAGCTTTTCCCAACCTATTGCATGCATCACCGCTCAAGGAGGCAGTAGTCAGTGGCAGCGATTTGCTGATCGTAAGAGAACTTATTGGTGGTTTATATTTCGGTACACCTAGCGAGCGCAGTGTTGATGGGCAATCGGTTGTTGACACACTCACTTATACAAAAAAAGAAATCGAACAAATTGTCGATAAAGCTTTTCAAAGCGCCCAGCTCCGTAAAGGGCATCTCACTTCTGTTGATAAAGCAAACGTTTTGGAATCAAGCAAACTTTGGAGGGAAACAGTTGAGGAAAAACAAGCACAATATCCAGACGTAACGGTCGAGCACATGCTTGTCGATGCCGCAGCAATGAAGCTCGTTACAAACCCGAAATCTTTCGATGTGATTGTAACGGAAAATATGTTTGGCGACATTTTAAGTGATGAAGCATCCGTCTTAACCGGTTCGCTGGGAATGCTTCCTTCGGCCTCATTGAATCAAGCCGGTGTCGGCCTTTATGAGCCGGTCCATGGTTCAGCCCCCGATATTGCCGGTAAAGGGATAGCCAATCCTTTAGCGATGATTTTGTCGACTGCACTGATGCTGAGGCATTCATTCCAACTGGAAAAGGAAGCCCGTTTGATTGAAACAGCAGTCCAGGCAGTACTCGATGATGGCTACCATACTGCCGATTTACAAATAGAAAACGGCCACCAGGTCGGTACGGAACAAATGACGGAAATGATTGTGGAATTGATAAAATCACAAAGCGCTACCGTCAGTATCCTAAATTGTTATGCATAA
- a CDS encoding 2-isopropylmalate synthase, giving the protein MGPIKIFDTTLRDGEQSPGVNLNQLEKLEIAKQLERFGVDIMEAGFPASSKGDFEAVRNIARTIKNASVTGLARAKKTDIDIAWEALKDADEPRLHIFLATSPIHMTHKLKKTPEEVIQTAVEMVTFAKQKFPHVEWSAEDATRSDRDFLATIIEKVIEAGATVVNLPDTVGYTTPEEYGALFHYMRKNVPNIDQVTLSAHCHDDLGMAVANSLAAVENGATQIEGTINGIGERAGNAALEEFAVALNIRQDKYPYQTNLRLKEIKRTSDLVSKFTGMAVPANKAVVGRNAFAHESGIHQDGVLKNASTYEIITPELVGVQSNNLVLGKHSGRHAFKDKIEQLGYRLSDEKVSEAFQAFKQLTDRKKEVTDDDLFTILIDVQTNIDDWKKYSLQAFQVQYGSSNMPTATVALTTPNGSRVETARTGQGSVEALYNTIEALVEENIHLTDFHLSSIGKGRDALAEVHVNMTVNDTTVSGRGSAQDVLEAAAHAFLNAINRVFLNKNTTVQETAPL; this is encoded by the coding sequence ATGGGTCCAATTAAAATCTTCGACACGACCCTGCGGGATGGCGAACAATCCCCCGGGGTCAACTTAAACCAATTGGAAAAGCTGGAAATCGCAAAACAATTGGAACGATTTGGCGTGGATATTATGGAAGCGGGATTCCCCGCTTCCTCCAAAGGCGACTTTGAAGCTGTGAGGAACATCGCACGTACGATCAAAAACGCATCGGTAACCGGGTTGGCTAGAGCAAAAAAGACGGATATCGATATTGCCTGGGAGGCATTGAAAGACGCGGATGAACCACGGCTGCATATCTTTTTGGCCACCTCCCCCATTCATATGACGCATAAGTTGAAAAAAACGCCGGAAGAAGTGATCCAAACAGCGGTCGAGATGGTAACTTTTGCAAAACAGAAATTTCCTCATGTCGAATGGTCTGCAGAGGACGCCACACGATCCGACCGGGATTTCCTCGCAACCATTATTGAAAAAGTGATCGAGGCAGGAGCAACTGTGGTCAACTTACCTGATACAGTAGGTTACACGACTCCTGAAGAATATGGCGCTTTATTCCATTACATGAGAAAAAACGTACCGAACATCGATCAAGTAACACTATCCGCTCATTGTCATGACGATCTAGGTATGGCAGTGGCAAATTCACTCGCAGCTGTAGAAAACGGCGCTACTCAAATTGAAGGAACAATCAACGGAATTGGTGAACGGGCCGGGAATGCAGCACTAGAGGAATTCGCTGTGGCTTTGAACATTCGTCAAGACAAATATCCATACCAAACCAATTTGCGCTTAAAAGAAATTAAGCGTACAAGTGATCTTGTCAGCAAGTTTACCGGAATGGCAGTACCAGCCAATAAAGCCGTCGTTGGTCGTAATGCTTTTGCCCATGAATCCGGCATTCATCAGGATGGGGTATTAAAAAATGCATCGACCTATGAAATCATCACGCCAGAACTTGTTGGTGTTCAGTCAAACAACCTGGTATTAGGAAAACATTCTGGCCGACATGCTTTTAAAGATAAGATTGAACAGCTTGGCTACAGGCTCTCCGATGAAAAAGTCAGTGAAGCGTTCCAAGCGTTCAAGCAACTTACTGACCGCAAGAAGGAAGTGACCGACGACGACCTTTTCACGATTTTAATCGATGTTCAGACAAATATAGACGACTGGAAAAAATACAGTCTGCAAGCCTTCCAAGTGCAATATGGTTCTTCCAATATGCCGACGGCAACGGTGGCCCTTACTACGCCGAATGGATCCAGAGTGGAAACGGCCAGGACCGGCCAAGGAAGTGTCGAGGCTCTCTACAATACAATCGAGGCTTTAGTCGAAGAAAACATCCATCTGACCGATTTTCATTTAAGTTCGATAGGAAAAGGCCGGGACGCTTTGGCTGAAGTCCACGTCAATATGACTGTCAATGATACGACCGTAAGCGGACGTGGTTCTGCCCAGGATGTTTTGGAAGCAGCCGCGCATGCATTTTTAAATGCCATCAATCGTGTCTTTCTTAATAAAAATACGACTGTGCAGGAGACAGCACCACTTTAG
- the ilvC gene encoding ketol-acid reductoisomerase: MTKVLYHNDIHEESLRAKKIAIIGYGSQGHAHALNLRESGFDVVVGLRKGKSWDKAVEDGLAVQSVAEATAQADVVMILLPDELQPNVYEKSIKPNLSPGNALAFAHGFNIHFNQVVPPADVDVFLVAPKGPGHLVRRTFQEGAGVPALFGIFQDATGEAEQTALAYAKGIGAGRAGILQTSFQEETETDLFGEQAVLCGGLTSLVKAGFETLTEAGYQPEVAYFECMHELKLIVDLMYEGGLENMRYSISDTAQWGDFVSGPRVVNEDTKARMKEVLSDIQTGAFAKGWILENQANRPQFNAINVKENNHSIEKVGRELRELMPFVKQPLNSKKKEVVTHGSN; encoded by the coding sequence ATGACAAAAGTACTCTATCACAATGATATTCATGAAGAAAGTTTAAGAGCAAAGAAAATTGCCATTATCGGGTATGGATCCCAAGGCCACGCACATGCCTTGAATTTAAGGGAAAGCGGTTTTGATGTCGTAGTTGGGCTTAGAAAAGGAAAATCGTGGGATAAAGCAGTCGAAGATGGCCTGGCTGTTCAGTCCGTTGCAGAGGCCACAGCCCAGGCAGACGTGGTGATGATTTTACTTCCGGATGAACTCCAGCCGAACGTTTACGAAAAAAGTATCAAACCAAATCTATCTCCCGGCAATGCGTTGGCATTTGCCCATGGTTTTAATATCCACTTCAACCAAGTGGTCCCGCCTGCGGACGTTGATGTTTTTCTGGTTGCACCTAAAGGGCCAGGTCATCTTGTACGCAGGACCTTCCAAGAAGGTGCCGGCGTACCAGCGTTGTTCGGTATTTTCCAGGATGCCACTGGAGAAGCAGAACAAACTGCATTGGCTTATGCAAAAGGAATCGGTGCCGGTCGGGCCGGAATTTTGCAAACATCCTTCCAGGAAGAAACAGAAACAGATTTGTTTGGAGAACAGGCCGTGCTTTGCGGAGGTCTTACCAGTCTCGTGAAAGCTGGTTTTGAAACCTTGACGGAAGCAGGATACCAGCCGGAAGTGGCTTACTTTGAGTGTATGCATGAATTAAAGCTGATCGTGGATCTGATGTACGAAGGCGGATTGGAGAATATGCGCTACTCGATTTCCGATACAGCTCAGTGGGGAGACTTCGTTTCAGGCCCCAGAGTGGTAAACGAAGATACCAAGGCCCGGATGAAGGAAGTACTTTCCGACATTCAAACAGGCGCATTTGCCAAAGGATGGATTCTGGAAAACCAGGCAAACCGCCCGCAGTTTAACGCAATCAATGTCAAGGAAAACAATCATTCCATTGAAAAGGTAGGACGTGAGCTTCGTGAGTTAATGCCGTTTGTGAAACAGCCGCTGAACTCCAAAAAGAAAGAAGTGGTCACACATGGGTCCAATTAA
- the ilvN gene encoding acetolactate synthase small subunit: MRRIITATVQNRSGVLNRITGLLQKRQFNIESISVGRTETDSISKMTLVVEVEDNQKLEQLTKQLNKQIDVLKVTDITDKAIVSRELALIKVVSAGQLRNELQGIIEPFRASIIDVSKDSLSIQVTGKPEKIEALIELLRPYGIKELARTGMTAFLRGHQPQSTELPSYSLLNR, from the coding sequence ATGAGACGAATCATAACCGCAACCGTACAAAACCGCAGCGGCGTACTTAACCGGATTACCGGTTTATTGCAAAAGCGCCAGTTTAATATTGAAAGTATTTCCGTCGGAAGAACAGAAACAGACAGTATTTCAAAAATGACCTTAGTGGTAGAAGTGGAAGATAATCAAAAATTGGAGCAACTCACGAAACAGCTGAACAAACAAATCGATGTACTGAAAGTCACCGATATAACAGATAAAGCAATTGTTTCCCGTGAGCTGGCCCTGATAAAAGTAGTCTCCGCCGGCCAGCTGCGTAATGAACTTCAAGGGATTATCGAGCCATTCCGCGCTTCAATCATCGATGTTTCCAAAGACAGCTTGTCCATTCAGGTTACTGGCAAGCCAGAAAAAATCGAAGCTTTGATTGAACTACTCCGCCCCTATGGAATCAAAGAATTGGCGCGGACAGGAATGACTGCTTTTTTACGGGGACACCAGCCGCAATCGACGGAACTCCCCTCCTACTCTTTACTAAATAGATAA